One stretch of Natronobacterium gregoryi SP2 DNA includes these proteins:
- the gatB gene encoding Asp-tRNA(Asn)/Glu-tRNA(Gln) amidotransferase subunit GatB, with protein MTAQTVQQGDLVTVIGLEVHVQLETDTKIFCGCSTEPTDEPNEHVCPVCLGLPGALPVLNEGAVEAAVKIGKAIDADIPEETRFHRKNYYYPDLPKNFQITQYDEPICADGELEVSVEGERRTVAIERAHLEEDPGSLQHVGGGGGIDSAEYTLVDYNRAGTPLMEIVTAPDFRSPDEVRAFLAELEEVLEYLGVFEAERDGSLRIDANLSIIPGEEIDGDGVDEIGEDALESANRTEVKNISSHKGAQKALAYEETRQKNAIQRGRAVEQETRHWDESRGITVSMRSKEEEKDYRYFEEADLPPLQVSHWKEEIAIPELPTARRERFQSEYDLSGEAASKLTSTKQVADFYEDVASEFDPDLAATWVADNLLGELNYRDMEITEMEGRLAEVTRLVELVAEDEITAKNARETVLRSMLDRGKEPDEIVEEEDLGKTDEGEVQEAVVEAIDENPEAVEDYESGDDGAINFLVGQVMQKTGGSADPGDVNQLLRAELEE; from the coding sequence ATGACTGCCCAAACCGTCCAGCAGGGCGACCTCGTGACCGTCATCGGCCTCGAGGTCCACGTCCAACTGGAGACCGACACGAAGATCTTCTGTGGGTGTTCGACCGAGCCGACCGACGAGCCAAACGAGCACGTCTGTCCGGTCTGTCTCGGCCTGCCGGGTGCCCTGCCCGTCCTCAACGAAGGGGCCGTCGAGGCAGCCGTCAAGATCGGCAAGGCGATCGACGCCGACATCCCCGAGGAGACCCGGTTCCACCGGAAGAACTACTACTATCCCGACCTGCCGAAGAACTTCCAGATCACCCAGTACGACGAGCCGATCTGTGCCGACGGCGAACTCGAGGTCTCCGTCGAGGGCGAACGGCGCACGGTGGCGATCGAACGCGCCCATCTCGAGGAAGACCCCGGGAGCCTCCAGCACGTCGGCGGCGGTGGCGGCATCGATTCGGCGGAGTACACGCTGGTCGACTACAACCGCGCCGGCACGCCGCTGATGGAGATCGTCACCGCGCCGGACTTCCGTAGTCCCGACGAGGTACGAGCCTTCCTCGCGGAACTCGAGGAGGTACTGGAGTACTTGGGCGTCTTCGAGGCCGAACGCGACGGCAGCCTGCGTATCGACGCCAACCTCTCGATCATCCCCGGGGAGGAGATCGACGGCGACGGCGTCGACGAAATCGGCGAGGACGCCCTCGAGAGCGCGAACCGCACGGAGGTCAAGAACATCTCGAGTCACAAGGGAGCCCAGAAGGCCCTGGCCTACGAGGAGACTCGTCAGAAAAACGCCATCCAGCGCGGTCGAGCGGTCGAACAGGAGACCCGCCACTGGGACGAGTCTCGCGGCATCACGGTCTCGATGCGCTCGAAAGAAGAAGAGAAAGACTACCGCTACTTCGAGGAAGCCGACCTCCCGCCGCTGCAGGTCTCCCACTGGAAAGAAGAGATCGCCATCCCGGAACTCCCCACGGCCCGTCGCGAACGGTTCCAGTCGGAGTACGACCTGAGCGGGGAAGCCGCCTCGAAACTCACCTCGACCAAGCAGGTCGCTGACTTCTACGAGGACGTCGCAAGCGAGTTCGACCCCGACCTCGCGGCTACCTGGGTCGCCGACAACCTGCTTGGGGAACTCAACTACCGCGACATGGAGATTACGGAGATGGAGGGCCGACTCGCGGAAGTCACCCGCCTCGTCGAACTCGTCGCCGAGGACGAGATAACCGCGAAAAACGCCCGCGAGACGGTTCTGCGGTCGATGCTCGACCGCGGGAAGGAGCCGGACGAGATCGTCGAAGAGGAAGACCTCGGCAAGACCGACGAGGGCGAAGTGCAGGAAGCGGTCGTCGAAGCGATCGACGAGAATCCCGAGGCCGTCGAGGACTACGAGTCCGGCGACGACGGCGCGATCAACTTCCTGGTCGGCCAGGTGATGCAAAAGACCGGCGGCAGCGCGGACCCGGGCGACGTGAACCAGTTGCTGCGGGCCGAACTCGAGGAGTAA